The genomic DNA CCAACGTGTCCGCGATGCTCGCCGCCGCCCAGCTCGGCATCACCGTCTGCTCGCTGCTGCTCGGCGCGCTCGCCGAACCCACCATCGCCCACCTGCTGGAGGGGCCGTTCCACGCGCTGGGCGTCCCCGCGTCGGCGATGCACCTGCTCAGCTACGTCATCGCGCTGGCCGTGGTGGTCTTCCTGCACATGGTGCTCGGCGAGATGGTGCCGAAGAACATCGCGCTGGCCGGGCCCGAGAAGGCGGCGCTGTGGCTCGGCCCGCCGCTGGACCGCCTCGCCCGCTGGCTGGCGCCGGCGATCCGCTTCCTCAACGCCTTCGCCAATGCGGTGCTGCGGCTGTTCAAGGTCGAGCCCAAGGACGAGGTGGACTCCGTCTTCACCAGCGAGCAGCTGCTCCACCTGCTCTCCGACTCCGGCGACGCCGGCCTGCTCGACGAGAGCCGCCGCGAACGCCTCGAGGACGCCCTGGAACTCGGCCGCCGGCCGGTCACCGACGTGCTGCTCCAGCCCGACCAGCTGGTGACCGTCGGCACCACCGTCACCGCCCGCGAGGTCGAGGCGCTGGCCGTCCGCACCGGCTTCTCGCGCTTCCCGGTGCTCGGCGACGACGGTGACGTGCGGGGCTACCTGCACATCAAGGACACCCTCGACGTCGAGGACCAGGACGCCCCCGTCCCGGCCGACCTCTGGCGGCCGATCACCGTCCTGCGCGGCACCCTGCCGCTGGACGGCGCCCTGGCCGCCATGCGCCACGCCGCCGCCCACCTCGCCGCCGTCACCGACCCGGAGGGCCGCCAGCTCGGCCTGGTCGCCCTGGAGGACGTCCTGGAGGAGCTCGTCGGCGAGGTCCACGACCCCGACCACCGCCCCACCGCGGCCCGCTGAGCCGTGGCGGGGCCGGCCGGCCCCGCGCTGCTCAGGGGGTGACGGTGACGGTCGCCGTGGTGAAGCCCAGGGAGTGCAGCAGGCCCTGGAGCATCGCCACGGTGTTGGTCTCGGCGGCGGAGGTCAGGTTGGTCTCCTTGGCGGCGGCCTGGATCTTGTCGACGGCGAGGAGCTCGACCTTGTGCTGGTTCTCGGAGCCGCCGTCGGAGGAGAAGAAGTCGCCGATCCGGTCGAACAGGCCGCGCTGCTGGGAGAACATGTAGGAGCGCTTCACGTCCAGCGCGGCGTCGGCCAGCTGGGCGTGCGGGATGACGATGGTCGCCGTCCGGCGGTCCTCGGAGACGGTGACCGACCCGGCGGCGAGCTTGCCGAGGTCCACGTACGCGGCGACGCTGCCCGCGCCGACGTACAGGCTGCGGGTGCCGAGCAGCGCGGACGGCAGGAACTTCGCCTCCTGGTCGAGGTCGACGATCACCTGGAAGTTGCCGGTCGCCGCGGTGTAACGGCTCATGTTCTGGATGGACTTGAGCACCACCGGCTGACTGCGGTCCTTGTCCTCGGTGGCGAACGGGTTCGGCAGACCGGGGAAGAGGTCGAAGCGGGCGGCGGCCAGGAAGAGCGCGAGGATCACGGCGAAGGTGATCGGTATGCTCAGGTACCAGGGAACGCGGCGGCGCGGGGCGGCCGCGGCGGGGGTCTCGCTGGACTCGGTGGTGTCGGAGGACATGGCGGCACCCTACTGCTGCGGAGTGACAGGCTCCACCGTCAGGTCGCGCACGGATCACTGGAGTTGGGGGCTTCATGGAGACCGCCCGGGCCTTGGACGTCCTGGCCGCCGCGCACGACCGGCTGAGGCGGGTCGTCGCGGGCGTACCCGCCGACGGCTGGGGTGGGCCGACCCCGTGCGCGGAGTGGACGGTCCGGCAGGTGTTCAACCACGCCCGGCTCGGGCAGGTCGGGTACGGCGGGGCCGCGCTGGGGGAGGAGATCCTCCCGGTGGAGGTGCGCTTCAACCCCCTCGACGCGCTGGACGGCGACCCCGCCGAGCTGCTGGAGGCGGGCCTGCGGTGCGCCGCCGACGCCTACGCCGGGCTGCCGGCCGGCGCGGAGGCCGTCCGCACCCCGCTCGGTGAGCTGCCGGTCTGGCTGGGCGCCACCGCCGCCGCGCTGGACTGCGCCGTCCACGCCTGGGACATCGCGGTCGCGACCGGGCAGCCCTCCCCGCTCGACGACGGGCTCGCCGACGGTCTGTGGCCGGTCGCCCGGCACTTCGTCGACGACGTGCGCGAGGAGTACGGCGTCTACGCCGGCGCGATCGGGCAGCGCTTCCCGACCCGGGCCACCTCGCTGCTCGCCCACATGGGCCGGCACCCGGGCTGGCGGATCCCCGGCACACCCGACGCGCTCGCCCCGCTGCAGGCGCACTTCCGCCGGCCGGAGTACGCGCCGGACGTGGCACCGGGCTGGTGGGAGCTGGTGCTGGAGTGCCACCGGGCGGTCGAGGCACAGTTCCCGGCGTACGAGCTGCTCGCGGTGAAGCAGAAGTACGGCGAGCTGGCGTTCCGGGCCCGGCCGGGGGCCGGGCAGGAGGCGGACCGGCGGCTGAACGGGATCCTGGCGGTCTTCGTCGAGCGCAGCCGCGCCACCTGCGAGCGGTGCGGCGCGGTGGGCGCGCAGCTGCGGGAGGGCCGGTGGATCACGCTGACGCTGTGCGGGCCGTGCGAGGCCGCGGTCGGCTCCGACGGGCGGCTCTGACGCCCCGTGCGGGCCTCAGCGGCCGTCGATCAGCTCGCCGTAGGCCTGGAGGACGTCGGACAGGCGCAGGGTGGCCAGGTCGTCTCGGGTGGGCAGGTCGGGCTGGGCGGACAGGCGCAGGTCGCGGTAGGCGCA from Kitasatospora terrestris includes the following:
- a CDS encoding hemolysin family protein, with translation MTALLQLAAALLLLLGNAFFVGAEFAVISVRRSQIEPLAEAGNRRARTVLHALSNVSAMLAAAQLGITVCSLLLGALAEPTIAHLLEGPFHALGVPASAMHLLSYVIALAVVVFLHMVLGEMVPKNIALAGPEKAALWLGPPLDRLARWLAPAIRFLNAFANAVLRLFKVEPKDEVDSVFTSEQLLHLLSDSGDAGLLDESRRERLEDALELGRRPVTDVLLQPDQLVTVGTTVTAREVEALAVRTGFSRFPVLGDDGDVRGYLHIKDTLDVEDQDAPVPADLWRPITVLRGTLPLDGALAAMRHAAAHLAAVTDPEGRQLGLVALEDVLEELVGEVHDPDHRPTAAR
- a CDS encoding DUF4230 domain-containing protein, which produces MSSDTTESSETPAAAAPRRRVPWYLSIPITFAVILALFLAAARFDLFPGLPNPFATEDKDRSQPVVLKSIQNMSRYTAATGNFQVIVDLDQEAKFLPSALLGTRSLYVGAGSVAAYVDLGKLAAGSVTVSEDRRTATIVIPHAQLADAALDVKRSYMFSQQRGLFDRIGDFFSSDGGSENQHKVELLAVDKIQAAAKETNLTSAAETNTVAMLQGLLHSLGFTTATVTVTP
- a CDS encoding TIGR03086 family metal-binding protein; the encoded protein is METARALDVLAAAHDRLRRVVAGVPADGWGGPTPCAEWTVRQVFNHARLGQVGYGGAALGEEILPVEVRFNPLDALDGDPAELLEAGLRCAADAYAGLPAGAEAVRTPLGELPVWLGATAAALDCAVHAWDIAVATGQPSPLDDGLADGLWPVARHFVDDVREEYGVYAGAIGQRFPTRATSLLAHMGRHPGWRIPGTPDALAPLQAHFRRPEYAPDVAPGWWELVLECHRAVEAQFPAYELLAVKQKYGELAFRARPGAGQEADRRLNGILAVFVERSRATCERCGAVGAQLREGRWITLTLCGPCEAAVGSDGRL